A portion of the Chaetodon trifascialis isolate fChaTrf1 chromosome 7, fChaTrf1.hap1, whole genome shotgun sequence genome contains these proteins:
- the mdc1 gene encoding mediator of DNA damage checkpoint protein 1 isoform X1, translating to MDATQMISDSILESDEEENEEENRTKRGRPLAKLCILKNEHIPETELPLFLGENVLGRDPNTCTLPLPAPSISKRHAKICISVYRRKGRHGEADTEALVWDLGSMNGTRKGRLKLTPNVRYALSECDSLVVADIPCQYVSCAADTAFSQGDFKTPVSRNSGVKARLPDASGEKGGDTNTDSKTRVNGGTKARVSIPDVEDRRKSPVGSRGLSFEQTPTQPQGTLVPESDSDSDGERGRGAERRRKALVSHSDSYKSSPSCSTFLTPTNKIVPESEDEGPITPSTSAINRPHRHVNFSKEETDVDVGRQQPKEKKAIVDDSEEGEGMEGERAARGVRPSEESGQHVPVEQESNVSLTGEDELPVSTPAVLTGAIPAFNMDSDTDVEGEEDGAPAGPVTLNTNPHTDQPPDTAQFHMDSDTDVDEDDDALGKVPKSVPSSADNTKPPPVISVIQPEAFTMDSDTDVDDDDAAVSDAASKAKPVSFQSTDAADSAPSTQPKDFHLDSDTDVDEEEEEECGTINKCSEIDQIPTRLDIEPTGPESAAAAPHSLHLDSDTDDEAIAAPAISEPSVVSAVTASCTAAVAGADLDVLSDSDTDVEDDSPLVIPFVATTLSFAPDAASEALQSDSDAGTDVDESCTPPAGDGVNPADHGMDSDTDVEDKEVDFGGPGEGQIPSLDRENTNEFLVPALQNCSTPVQLPEGEAKDMDTQDFQSPSSGPFRRALAPALRPKVLSPSSDSQEDEDFVVAETQSFILQTRDCGGNPPEDHLHGQAQALAMESTQAFASVEAGVNLEATQAYAAISNADRASLENDSNLEATQAYGEDEEPAGCSPTYEKEDQVDLALEATQAYIPEPSSDSEDETHEDERKDMTTAETQPLDFPTSSTLAIAETQPMSVFEEEERLDEENLVSSVLHVKRRPQNETGEREEQGEAAQPQAVAETQPMHASDHEESDEEGLIAGPRKRKAKPLQPGEEPAQRLTSSLGETQPMHIGVDETQPMAMSGNDESDEEDVIQGPRKRKAKPLQLEEEQTQMFTNSELSAVETQPVDSGECEESDEEDSFPGPRKRKAKPLQLEEEQTQSLTSSEVPAAETQPMGTCEGAQSDEEDSIPGPRKRKAKPLQIQEEESQTITNSEASTVETQPLETQTGPQPQRGKGAQSEAGTSGITVRGKRGTRARSREEDEQEECSDPPKRQMRGKSKALPTTRGRRGTPRPDEDESEKEEKVEQAMRPRGKKSTREQKIDGEEGERNKNAENESLIKEQEEGTLGEEKDVTKLGQQMEKERRETNGRERKQEEGQHSREEQETLERERKEKEEQERLQAENAKRLRLEQERAEKETTERQRKEREEKERADKTQKKKEQLEREIKEREEKERVECEKAEREEKERLEREKIEKERKQQEEKERLETAKRELKERLEREEQERQARLETEAKEREQRERLEKEKQEKEAKEKQIKEQQENKEEENEPKAPARGRRAARRTTAAPKPEPDPTNDDVPARRTRSRSNSSNSVNSERSASSVDTQQSGGRGRGRGAKRTSEPPRAATARSSTRRRTVAAEPTDQDRSETAPQGGLSRSNSNNSLNSEISSCSLSSQSRGRGGRQRGRGRKTEADSIPPFTSQSDQNSAPKATTRGRRSVKAEGSSNVVSHEDDIEKADSQQASTTRGRRRANGNASEPAGAGEEDPSNQEEGCANEEPLPPKRNVRGRGQKAVKSETVEAAVAPAVSDGDQAKDKRTGRKRESEANAEEDSSSSSKISKGKEKTQTAQAADGEAKGETKGNTAVQANRRGRASTAQAKKNAKEEEESEKMEEEAVDRRGRGRSSAIQKKRKEEQEDSGTSVDQDTHVEASEQPQTPTSRASRKRQAPPDSSPVAKTPRSSSASPAASGRFRAASQACKVLFTGVMDEAGERVLARLGGSMAKGVADMNFLVTDKVRRTVKFLCAVAKGVPIVTTHWLEKSGKAGSFLSPNAFAVKDPEQEKKFNFCLQESLRIASSQLLLKGYEIHVTKSVKPEPVQMKDIITCSGATFLAKMPSSHKPQTVVISCEEDWSLCRPALSASVPVVTAEFILTGILQQKLDFQTHSLPAPASHLQPAGGRGRGKKKS from the exons GACTCCTAACGTACGTTATGCCCTCAGTGAATGTGACAGTTTGGTGGTGGCGGACATCCCATGTCAGTATGtcagctgtgcagcagacacagccTTTTCTCAAGGGGACTTTAAGACTCCTGTAAGCAGAAATTCAGGGGTAAAGGCCAGGTTGCCAGATGCCTCtggagaaaagggaggagacacaaacacagacagcaagaCGCGTGTCAACGGTGGTACAAAAGCAAGGGTGTCAATACCTGATGTGGAGGACAGAAGAAAGAGTCCTGTCGGATCTAGAGGCCTGTCCTTTGAGCAAACTCCAACCCAGCCACAGGGGACCCTGGTCCCTGAATCTGACTCGGActcagatggagaaagaggaagaggagcagagaggaggcgcAAGGCTCTGG TGTCTCATTCTGACTCCTATAAATCCAGTCCCAGCTGTTCTACATTCTTGACTCCCACAAACAAAATCGTCCCTGAAAG TGAGGACGAAGGCCCCATCACACCGTCCACCTCCGCTATAAATAGGCCTCACAGACATGTCAACTTCAGCAAGGAGGAGACAGATGTAGATGTGGGGCGACAGCAGCCGAAGGAGAAAAAGGCGATTGTGGACGACAGTGAAGAGGGTGAGGgaatggagggagaaagagcgGCACGGGGTGTGAGACCGTCTGAAGAAAGTGGCCAACATGTGCCAGTGGAACAGGAAAGCAATGTCAGTCTTACAGGAGAAGATGAATTGCCGGTGTCCACACCAGCAGTACTCACAGGTGCGATCCCTGCATTTAACATGGACAGTGACACTgatgtggagggagaggaggacgggGCACCTGCTGGTCCCGTGACCTTGAATACAAACCCACATACTGATCAGCCACCAGACACAGCCCAGTTTCACATGGACAGTGACACAGATGtcgatgaggatgatgatgccTTAGGCAAAGTCCCCAAATCTGTGCCTTCCTCTGCTGACAACACCAAACCGCCTCCTGTTATTTCAGTTATTCAGCCAGAGGCCTTCACTATGGACAGTGACACTGATGTGGATGATGATGACGCTGCTGTGTCAGATGCTGCTTCAAAAGCAAAACCAGTGTCATTTCAGAGCACAGACGCAGCTGATTCTGCTCCTTCCACGCAGCCGAAAGATTTCCACCTCGACAGTGACACAGATgttgatgaggaagaagaagaggaatgtGGAACAATTAATAAATGCTCAGAAATAGATCAAATTCCCACTAGATTAGACATCGAGCCAACTGGGCCTGAATCCGCCGCTGCCGCTCCTCACAGCCTGCATCTAGACAGCGACACAGACGATGAAGCTATTGCTGCCCCCGCCATCAGCGAACCCTCGGTGGTGTCTGCTGTCACGGCATCATGCACCGCCGCAGTCGCAGGAGCTGATTTGGACGTTCTGTCTGACAGTGACACAGATGTGGAAGATGATTCTCCTCTGGTTATACCTTTTGTCGCCACAACCTTGTCATTCGCTCCTGATGCCGCGTCAGAAGCTCTTCAGTCAGATTCTGATGCAGGCACAGATGTGGATGAATCCTGCACGCCACCTGCTGGGGACGGGGTCAATCCAGCAGACCACGGTATGGACAGTGACACAGATGTGGAAGACAAGGAGGTGGATTTTGGAGGGCCTGGTGAGGGTCAGATTCCAAGCCTAGACAGAGAAAATACAAACGAGTTCCTGGTTCCCGCTCTGCAGAACTGCTCTACTCCAGTACAATTGCCAG AAGGAGAGGCGAAAGACATGGACACTCAGGATTTCCAGAGTCCCTCATCTGGTCCGTTTAGAC GTGCATTAGCCCCTGCTCTAAGACCTAAAGTATTGTCTCCCAGCTCAGACAGCCAGGAGGATGAGGACTTTGTTGTAGCCGAGACACAGTCCTTCATTCTTCAGACCAGAGACTGCGGGGGCAACCCCCCAGAGGACCACCTGCATGGTCAGGCCCAAGCTCTGGCCATGGAGAGCACACAAGCTTTTGCCTCTGTGGAAGCGGGTGTGAACCTGGAAGCCACCCAAGCATATGCAGCTATCTCAAATGCAGACAGAGCCTCCTTAGAGAATGATTCAAATCTTGAAGCTACACAGGCTTATGGGGAGGATGAGGAACCTGCCGGATGTTCACCAACGTATGAAAAAGAAGATCAGGTAGATTTGGCCCTTGAAGCAACACAGGCATATATTCCAGAACCCTCCAGTGATTCAGAGGATGAAACACatgaagatgagagaaaagacaTGACTACTGCTGAGACTCAGCCTTTAGACTTTCCCACTTCATCGACTCTTGCTATTGCTGAAACCCAACCGATGTCTGTctttgaggaagaggagagattGGATGAAGAAAATCTTGTTTCCTCTGTACTGCATGTCAAGCGCAGACCACAGAATGAAACAGGTGAGAGGGAAGAGCAAGGGGAGGCAGCTCAACCTCAGGCAGTAGCTGAAACTCAGCCCATGCATGCAAGCGACCATGAGGAAAGTGACGAGGAGGGCTTGATTGCAGGTCCacgaaaaagaaaagcaaagccaCTGCAGCCTGGAGAGGAGCCGGCACAGCGCCTCACTAGTTCACTTGGTGAAACCCAGCCCATGCACATCGGTGTTGATGAGACCCAGCCCATGGCTATGAGTGGAAATGATGAAAGTGATGAGGAGGATGTAATTCAAGGTCCacgaaaaagaaaagcaaagccGCTGCAACTTGAAGAAGAGCAGACACAGATGTTCACAAACTCAGAGCTGTCTGCTGTTGAAACTCAGCCAGTTGATTCAGGTGAATGTGAagaaagtgatgaagaggactCTTTTCCAGGTCCgcgaaaaagaaaagcaaaaccgCTGCAACTCGAAGAAGAGCAGACGCAGTCTCTCACTAGTTCTGAAGTACCTGCTGCTGAAACTCAGCCCATGGGTACATGTGAGGGTGCgcaaagtgatgaagaggactCTATTCCAGGTCCgcgaaaaagaaaagcaaaaccgCTGCAAATCCAAGAAGAGGAATCCCAGACAATCACAAATTCTGAGGCCTCCACTGTTGAAACTCAGCCCTTAGAAACACAAACTGGCCCACAGCCTCAGAGGGGAAAGGGGGCACAATctgaagctggaaccagtggCATCACTGTTAGAGGTAAAAGAGGAACAAGGGCAAGATCAAGAGAAGAGGATGAGCAGGAAGAGTGTTCTGACCCTCCcaaaagacagatgagaggGAAGAGTAAAGCTTTGCCAACTaccagaggaaggagaggaacaCCAAGGCCTGATGAGgatgagagtgagaaagaggagaaggtaGAGCAGGCTATGCGaccaagaggaaaaaaatccacaaGGGAACAGAAAATTGATggggaagagggagaaagaaataagaatgctgaaaatgaaagcctAATAAAGGAACAAGAAGAAGGAACGttgggagaggagaaagatgtCACAAAGCTCGGACAACAAatggagaaggaaaggagggagaccaacggaagagaaagaaaacaggaggaggGTCAGCATAGCAGAGAAGAGCAAGAAACAttggaaagggagagaaaagagaaggaagaacAAGAAAGATTACAGgctgaaaatgcaaaaaggtTAAGACTTGAGcaggaaagagcagaaaaagagacaacagagaggcaaagaaaggaacgggaagaaaaggaaagagctgacaagacacaaaagaaaaaagaacaattggagagggaaataaaggagagggaagaaaaggagagagtaGAGTGtgaaaaggcagaaagagaagagaaagagagattggagagagagaaaatagaaaaagaaagaaaacaacaggaagaaaaagaaagattgGAGACAGCAAAGAGGGAACTCAAAGAGAGACTTGAGAGGGAGGAACAAGAACGCCAAgcaagactggaaacagaagcAAAGGAAAGGGAACAAAGAGAAAGattggagaaagaaaagcaagaaaaagaggccaaagaaaaacaaataaaagagcaacaagaaaacaaggaagaagaaaacgAGCCCAAAGCGCCTGCAAGAGGCCGAAGAGCAGCCAGAAGAACAACCGCCGCCCCGAAGCCGGAACCAGACCCAACCAATGATGATGTCCCAGCAAGGAGAACCAGATCTCGCTCCAACTCTTCCAACTCTGTCAACTCAGAGAGATCTGCTTCCAGTGTTGACACTCAGCAAAGCGGGGGGAGAGGCCGAGGCAGAGGAGCAAAGCGGACCAGTGAGCCACCCCGGGCAGCCACCGCCAGGAGCAGCACCAGGAGGAGGACGGTGGCTGCAGAGCCGACAGATCAGGACAGGAGTGAGACTGCTCCTCAGGGAGGCCTTTCAAGGTCAAACTCCAACAACTCTCTCAACTCTGAgatttccagctgcagcttgagttcacagagcagaggaagaggaggcaggcaacgaggaagagggaggaaaacagaggCAGACTCAATCCCTCCCTTCACAAGTCAGAGTGATCAGAATTCAGCTCCCAAAGCTACAACCAGAGGCAGGAGAAGCGTTAAAGCAGAGGGATCCTCTAATGTAGTTTCACATGAAGACGATATAGAGAAAGCAGACTCCCAGCAGGCTAGTACCACAAGGGGGCGGCGGCGAGCCAATGGAAATGCCTCTGAAcctgcaggtgcaggtgaggaAGACCCTTCAAACCAAGAGGAAGGATGTGCCAATGAAGAACCACTTCCTCCTAAAAGGAATGTCAGGGGCAGAGGCCAAAAGGCCGTGAAGAGTGAGACTGTGGAGGCAGCAGTAGCTCCTGCAGTCAGTGATGGAGATCAGGCTAAAGACAaaagaacaggaagaaaaagagagtcGGAGGCAAATGCGGAGGAGGATTCCAGCAGTAGCTCCAAAATTTCCAAAGGGAAGGAGAAAACTCAAACAGCACAGGCAGCAGACGGAGAAGCAAAAGgtgaaacaaaaggaaacactgCCGTCCAAGCTAACAGAAGAGGTAGAGCATCCACCGCTCAAGCAAAGAAGaatgcaaaagaagaagaagagagtgagaaaatggaggaggaggctgttgacaggagaggcagaggtCGGTCATCAGCGATccagaaaaagaggaaagaggagcaggaagacagTGGAACATCTGTAGACCAGGATACACATGTGGAAGCTTCAGAG CAGCCCCAGACTCCAACCAGCCGTGCGTCCCGTAAGCGACAGGCTCCTCCGGACTCCTCCCCCGTGGCAAAGACCCCTCGCTCCTCCTCCGCTTCCCCGGCAGCCAGTGGTCGATTCCGAGCTGCCAGCCAGGCCTGCaag GTGCTGTTCACGGGCGTCATGGATGAAGCAGGGGAGAGAGTGTTGGCTCGTTTAGGAGGCAGCATGGCGAAAGGTGTGGCGGACATGAACTTTCTGGTGACTGATAAGGTGCGCAGGACTGTCAAGTTCCTGTGTGCGGTGGCTAAAGGAGTCCCCATTGTTACCACACACTGGCTGGAAAAG AGCGGGAAGGCCGGGAGCTTCCTGTCTCCTAATGCTTTCGCTGTAAAAGATCCGGAACAGGAGAAGAAGTTCAATTTCTGCCTGCAGGAGTCTCTGAGGATTGCCAGCAGTCAGCTTCTCTTAAAG GGATATGAGATCCACGTTACAAAGTCCGTGAAGCCCGAGCCAGTTCAAATGAAAGACATAATCACCTGCAGCGGAGCTACCTTTCTGGCCAAGATGCCCTCTTCTCACAAG CCTCAGACTGTAGTGATTTCCTGCGAGGAGGACTGGTCTCTGTGTCGTCCGGCTCTCTCTGCGTCTGTCCCAGTCGTCACTGCTGAGTTCATTCTCACAGGGATCCTGCAGCAGAAACTCGACTTCCAGACCCACTCGCTCCCTGCCCCTGCAAGCCATCTGCAACctgcaggaggcagaggaaggggCAAGAAGAAGTCTTAG